The Solibacillus sp. FSL R7-0682 genome includes a window with the following:
- a CDS encoding NfeD family protein produces the protein MKKAKRISWLFLLALSFLLLVPSMPVFAKGKVYEITIDNEIEMGLHEYLKRSINEAEEAKADVIILNMHTPGGSIDAAVKIGKLLDTTQIPVVAFVNTNAISAGAYIALHADDIYMMPTATMGSAAPITSSGENAGEKVESYWSGEMKAAAKSSSHNRDPIYAEAMVDSGIDLQKLNKPVGKLLTLTAEEAFNVGYSEGTVQSFEQLLEELKFEGSEVVSIEQTFAEKLARFITNPIVVPILLSIASIGLVVELYSPGFGVPGMMGLSSLGLFFFGHTVAGFAGYESLILFAIGSLLIIAELFIPGGIIGIIGGVLVIASLLFAGESFTYMAYSVLLAIIIAGIGMVILMKIFGKKLHMFNKLVLKDATTTEEGYVSNANRIELIGKVGKALTPLRPSGTVAVENERLDVVTEGSYIDAGKTVEIIKVEGSRIVVREKLQKGGEVE, from the coding sequence ATGAAAAAAGCAAAACGAATTAGTTGGTTATTTTTGTTAGCGCTATCTTTTTTGCTTCTTGTTCCATCGATGCCTGTCTTTGCAAAAGGGAAAGTTTATGAAATCACTATTGATAATGAAATTGAAATGGGCTTACATGAGTATTTAAAGCGGAGTATTAATGAAGCAGAAGAAGCAAAAGCGGATGTAATCATATTAAACATGCATACACCTGGTGGTTCGATAGATGCCGCAGTTAAGATCGGTAAATTGCTTGATACAACCCAAATACCAGTAGTTGCCTTTGTTAATACAAATGCAATTTCTGCAGGTGCATATATAGCATTACATGCGGATGATATATATATGATGCCTACCGCAACAATGGGTTCAGCAGCTCCGATTACATCATCTGGTGAGAATGCAGGTGAAAAAGTAGAGAGCTATTGGTCTGGAGAAATGAAGGCTGCTGCAAAAAGCTCTAGTCATAATCGAGATCCTATTTATGCTGAGGCAATGGTCGACAGTGGAATTGATTTGCAAAAGCTAAATAAGCCAGTTGGGAAACTCTTGACCCTTACAGCAGAAGAAGCATTTAATGTTGGATATTCTGAAGGTACTGTTCAATCCTTTGAGCAATTACTCGAAGAATTAAAATTTGAAGGTAGTGAAGTTGTTTCAATTGAGCAAACATTTGCAGAAAAATTAGCAAGATTTATTACGAACCCTATAGTAGTGCCGATATTACTATCGATTGCGAGTATAGGATTAGTTGTAGAACTATATTCTCCAGGATTTGGGGTGCCGGGTATGATGGGGTTATCTTCATTAGGCTTATTCTTCTTTGGTCACACAGTTGCTGGATTTGCAGGCTATGAGTCATTAATTTTATTTGCGATTGGTTCCTTATTGATAATAGCCGAACTCTTTATTCCAGGAGGTATAATTGGAATAATAGGTGGCGTTTTGGTTATAGCAAGTCTGCTCTTTGCAGGAGAAAGCTTCACTTATATGGCTTATTCGGTGTTATTAGCAATTATAATTGCAGGTATAGGAATGGTGATCTTAATGAAAATCTTCGGCAAAAAGTTGCACATGTTTAATAAGCTTGTATTAAAGGATGCAACGACAACAGAAGAAGGGTATGTATCTAATGCAAATCGCATCGAATTGATTGGGAAAGTTGGCAAAGCATTAACGCCATTACGTCCGTCAGGTACAGTTGCTGTCGAAAATGAACGACTAGATGTCGTGACAGAGGGTAGTTATATTGATGCCGGTAAAACGGTTGAAATTATAAAAGTAGAAGGCTCACGCATTGTTGTGAGAGAAAAATTACAAAAAGGTGGAGAAGTAGAATGA
- a CDS encoding sporulation protein YqfD, whose amino-acid sequence MKSTNRRMVTISVKQSATSSKFLQALRNEQIPLYGVRFQGEQINFQVAYHHLSVVRQARRKYRVKLTIEYVFPNRILQRDLVTLIGMLVLLAIPIFLTQFIWKVEIEASTIELEDEVAEFLEKELAIQMPMRRQSFIEDNALRQRIMEKFRLFSWIHITKKGSYITISPQLAPKIENKEQALKEQHLIASNSGVITHFQISRGIRKVEPNMTVYEGDTLVSGVLMHGDQYVIVGAEGEVFADYWLETTFSIPKKIEMEALVDYGWEYGVNWDQLKQVWQTKSFEPIKSFVSKSPYRMFEKKTETISEEDVDSIVLPLLHEKMIRSLPLKSTIKSEKLLHVYTDDDTVKGKVLFLVNENIAKPHPIHQGE is encoded by the coding sequence ATGAAATCAACGAATCGAAGAATGGTTACTATTTCTGTGAAACAAAGTGCTACTAGTTCTAAATTTCTACAAGCGTTACGAAATGAACAAATCCCATTATATGGTGTTCGTTTTCAAGGAGAACAAATTAACTTTCAAGTGGCATATCATCATTTAAGTGTAGTGAGACAAGCTAGAAGGAAGTATCGTGTCAAACTGACGATTGAATATGTATTTCCGAATCGGATTTTACAAAGGGATCTGGTGACATTGATTGGAATGTTAGTATTATTAGCTATTCCAATATTTTTAACTCAGTTTATTTGGAAAGTTGAAATTGAAGCAAGTACAATAGAGCTTGAAGATGAAGTGGCAGAATTTTTAGAAAAGGAATTAGCGATTCAAATGCCGATGCGTCGACAATCTTTTATTGAGGACAATGCATTACGTCAGCGGATAATGGAAAAGTTTCGACTATTTTCGTGGATACATATAACAAAAAAAGGGAGTTATATTACAATATCACCACAACTTGCACCAAAAATTGAAAATAAAGAACAAGCACTTAAAGAACAGCATTTAATTGCCTCGAATAGCGGTGTTATTACGCATTTTCAAATAAGCCGTGGGATTCGGAAAGTTGAACCGAATATGACGGTGTATGAGGGAGATACGCTTGTATCGGGTGTATTAATGCATGGCGATCAATATGTTATTGTGGGAGCAGAAGGAGAGGTATTTGCAGATTACTGGCTTGAAACAACATTTTCCATACCTAAAAAAATAGAAATGGAAGCATTGGTCGATTATGGATGGGAGTATGGAGTTAATTGGGATCAATTAAAGCAAGTATGGCAAACTAAATCATTTGAGCCGATAAAATCCTTTGTTAGTAAGTCTCCTTACCGAATGTTTGAGAAGAAAACGGAAACTATAAGTGAAGAAGATGTCGATTCAATTGTTCTCCCTTTACTCCATGAAAAAATGATTCGTTCATTACCGCTTAAATCAACGATAAAATCCGAAAAACTTTTGCACGTCTACACCGATGATGATACAGTTAAAGGGAAAGTCCTGTTTTTGGTAAATGAAAATATCGCAAAACCACATCCAATTCACCAAGGAGAATGA
- a CDS encoding RNA methyltransferase → MKKLFPTNSSLQIKPFEQIRYYGKYELEAVSKEHYQCILQSHRLQIVGENIEVQHLLDDGFLVSSSLLHKLVIERIEK, encoded by the coding sequence TTGAAGAAATTATTTCCAACGAATAGTTCATTGCAAATTAAGCCATTTGAACAAATAAGGTATTATGGGAAATATGAGCTTGAGGCGGTTTCAAAGGAGCATTACCAGTGTATTTTACAGTCTCATCGCCTTCAAATAGTGGGAGAAAATATAGAGGTACAGCATTTGCTAGACGATGGCTTTTTAGTTTCTAGTTCTTTACTACATAAATTGGTTATTGAGCGGATTGAAAAATGA
- a CDS encoding PhoH family protein, with amino-acid sequence MTEKFVELQIDNPNEAVMLLGMSDANITLIEETYGVQIITRGEVIQIAGEEHANKNQAYLVLEALLKVIRKNINIDQRDVATAIEMESKGTIEYYAELYDEEIARNTKGKPIRAKTIGQREYIRAIRHKDLIFGIGPAGTGKTYLAVVMATQSLKNGHVKRIILTRPAVEAGESLGFLPGDLKEKVDPYLRPLYDALHDIYGQEQTQRLIERGTIEIAPLAYMRGRTLDDAFVILDEAQNTTHQQMKMFLTRLGFGSKMVITGDKTQIDLPKNTESGLIIAERTLKYVKDIHFQILEQGDVVRHPLVAKVIQAYSDQEL; translated from the coding sequence ATGACTGAAAAATTTGTAGAGCTCCAAATCGATAATCCAAATGAAGCAGTGATGCTTTTAGGAATGTCTGATGCTAATATAACTTTAATCGAAGAAACTTATGGTGTACAAATTATTACCCGTGGCGAAGTTATTCAAATTGCCGGTGAAGAGCATGCGAACAAAAATCAAGCATATTTGGTGTTAGAAGCGCTGCTTAAGGTCATTCGAAAAAATATTAATATTGATCAACGTGACGTCGCAACAGCAATAGAGATGGAGAGTAAAGGAACAATCGAATATTACGCAGAGCTGTATGATGAAGAGATAGCCCGAAATACAAAAGGCAAACCAATTCGCGCAAAAACAATTGGACAACGCGAATATATTCGTGCAATTCGTCATAAAGATTTAATTTTTGGAATTGGTCCTGCTGGTACGGGGAAAACATATTTGGCTGTTGTTATGGCGACGCAGTCATTAAAAAATGGGCATGTAAAGCGCATCATTCTTACGCGCCCAGCAGTAGAAGCAGGGGAGTCTTTAGGTTTTTTACCCGGTGACTTAAAAGAAAAGGTTGATCCTTACTTACGCCCATTATACGATGCCCTTCACGATATTTATGGGCAAGAACAAACTCAACGTTTAATCGAACGGGGGACTATTGAAATTGCACCACTTGCTTATATGCGTGGTCGTACATTAGATGATGCCTTTGTAATATTAGATGAGGCTCAAAATACTACCCATCAACAAATGAAAATGTTTTTAACGCGTTTAGGCTTTGGTTCGAAAATGGTCATTACTGGTGATAAAACACAGATTGATCTCCCAAAAAATACGGAATCTGGGTTAATCATTGCTGAACGCACATTAAAATATGTAAAGGATATCCATTTTCAAATTTTAGAGCAAGGCGACGTAGTAAGACATCCACTAGTAGCAAAAGTCATCCAAGCATATTCGGATCAAGAGCTCTAG
- the rpsU gene encoding 30S ribosomal protein S21, giving the protein MSKTVVRKNESLEDALRRFKRTVSKSGTIQEVRKREFYEKPSVKRKKKSEAARKRKW; this is encoded by the coding sequence ATGTCAAAAACTGTCGTTCGCAAAAACGAATCGCTTGAAGATGCTCTTCGTCGCTTCAAACGTACTGTATCAAAATCAGGTACAATTCAAGAAGTTAGAAAGCGCGAGTTCTACGAAAAACCTAGCGTAAAACGTAAAAAGAAATCAGAAGCTGCACGTAAACGTAAGTGGTAA
- the floA gene encoding flotillin-like protein FloA (flotillin-like protein involved in membrane lipid rafts), whose amino-acid sequence MIDAATISLIIAVVAIFLVLAVFFTFVPIALWISALAAGVRVSIFTLIGMRLRRVIPSRIVNPLIKAHKAGIDVSINQLESHYLAGGNVDRVVNALIAAHRANIELTFERAAAIDLAGRDVLEAVQMSVNPKVIETPFISGVAMNGIEVKAKARITVRANLDRLVGGAGEETIVARVGEGIVSTLGSSESHSKVLENPDLISQTVLSKGLDSGTAFEILSIDIADVDIGKNIGAELQIEQAQADKNIAQAKAEERRAMAVASEQEMVAKVQEMKAKVVEAEAEVPMALAEALRSGNFGIMDYMNYKNIQADTSMRDSISKASTNDKPDNTNK is encoded by the coding sequence ATGATTGATGCAGCAACAATTTCGTTAATTATTGCGGTAGTAGCAATATTCTTAGTTTTAGCAGTATTCTTCACATTTGTTCCGATTGCACTTTGGATTAGTGCATTAGCAGCAGGTGTAAGAGTAAGTATTTTTACATTAATTGGGATGCGCTTACGTCGCGTAATTCCGTCACGTATTGTGAACCCGTTAATTAAAGCACATAAAGCAGGTATTGACGTATCGATTAACCAATTAGAATCTCACTATTTAGCGGGTGGTAACGTAGACCGTGTTGTAAATGCTTTAATTGCCGCACATCGTGCAAATATTGAGTTAACATTCGAGCGTGCTGCAGCAATTGACTTAGCAGGACGTGACGTATTAGAAGCAGTTCAAATGTCGGTTAACCCGAAAGTAATTGAAACACCGTTCATTTCAGGTGTAGCGATGAATGGTATCGAAGTAAAAGCGAAGGCACGTATTACCGTTCGTGCAAACTTAGATCGATTAGTCGGTGGTGCTGGTGAAGAAACAATTGTAGCACGTGTTGGTGAAGGTATCGTATCAACATTAGGTTCGAGTGAATCTCATTCAAAGGTTTTAGAAAACCCAGACTTAATTTCTCAAACAGTCCTTTCAAAAGGCTTAGACTCTGGAACAGCCTTTGAAATCTTATCGATTGATATCGCAGACGTTGATATCGGTAAAAACATTGGTGCCGAGCTTCAAATTGAGCAAGCGCAAGCAGATAAAAACATCGCACAAGCAAAAGCAGAAGAGCGTCGTGCAATGGCCGTAGCAAGTGAGCAAGAGATGGTAGCAAAAGTACAAGAGATGAAAGCAAAAGTAGTAGAAGCAGAGGCAGAAGTTCCGATGGCCCTTGCAGAAGCATTACGCTCTGGTAATTTTGGCATTATGGATTACATGAATTATAAAAATATTCAAGCAGATACTTCGATGCGTGATTCCATTTCAAAAGCTTCAACTAACGACAAGCCAGACAACACGAACAAATAA